The nucleotide window GTTCATCGGCCCCGCCGAGGGCAGTCTGCTCGGACGGCTGGGCATGCGCTCGATCGGGGCTGCCCAGTCATTCGCCTTCAGCCGCCAGGGCGCTCCGGATCCCCAACCGTTGCCAGCCCTGATGCCCACGCCGTTGCCGATTCTCCAGGCATCGCCCCGTGTCGTTTCCCCCGCGGTTCGTCCCCGCCCGTTCATGGCGAGCGTGACGCCGATTGTCGAACCGAAAAGCAGTGACGCCGCCACCTTGCTCGCCAGCATCGCCGCCCAGGCCAACGGCGGCAACAGCGCCGAGGCCCGAGCGGCCTGCGAGCAATACTTGCGCAGCCACGCGCCCAACGCCCAGGTATTCTATTGGCTGGGCCTGCTCAGCGACATGGCCGGCAGTGCGCTCGAAGCCCAGGGATTTTATCGCAAGGCGCTTTATCTTGAGCCGCAACACGCAGAGGCCCTGGTGCATCTGGCGGCGCTACTGGCTTCCCAGGGAGACGCGGCCGGGGCCCGTCGATTGCAGGAACGCGCCGCCCGCAGCGGACGCTTGGCTGACAGTGAGCGTAAACGATGATCGGTTCGGCTTTCCCTAACGTCATCCATGACGACACCCAGGCAATCGACGACTGCTGGAACCGCATCGGCGTGCAGGGTGACAAATCCTGCCCGTTGCTGGCCGAGCATATCCACTGCCGCAACTGTTCGGTGTATTCGGCCGCCGCCACGCGCTTGCTGGACCGCTATGCCTTGCAGCAGGACGACCGGGAGCTGGCCTATGCCCCTATGGACATGGATGTAGCGACGCGCTCGTTGCTGATGTTCCGCCTGGGAGAAGAGTGGCTGGCCCTGACCACCCGCAGCCTGGTGGAAGTGGCGCCGTTGCAGCCGATCCATTCGTTGCCGCACCAGCGCTCTCGTGCCTTGCTGGGGGTGGTGAATGTGCGCGGTGCGCTGGTGGCCTGCCTGTCGCTGGTCGAACTGCTGGGGCTGGAGCCCGGCTCGACAACAGCGGCGGGCGGGCGAGTCATGCCGCGCATGTTGATCGTCGCGGCCCAGGGCGGTCCCGTGGTGGTGCCGGTGGACGAGGTGGATGGTATCCATGCCATCGACGAACGCATCCTGGAGACGGCCTCGCAGTCCGGTGGCAAATACACCCATGGCGTATTGCATTACAAAGGTCGCAGCCTGCGTTGGCTGGATGAGGAACAACTATTGTCCGCCGTGACCCGGAGCCTGTCATGACCCCAGATCAGATGCGCGACGCCTCGTTGCTGGAGCTGTTCAGCCTGGAAGCCGAGGCCCAGACCCAAGTGCTGAGCGCCGGTCTGCTGGCCTTGGAGCGTGATCCGACCCAGGCCGACTCTCTTGAGTCGTGCATGCGCGCGGCCCATTCCCTCAAGGGGGCGGCGCGGATCGTCGGCGTGGATGCCGGGGTCAGCGTGGCTCACGTCATGGAGGATTGTCTGGTCAGTGCCCAGGAGCGTCGCCTGGTCCTGGGCGCCGAATACATCGATGCCTTGTTGCAAGGCACCGATCTGTTGACGCGCATCGCCACGCCGGGCAACAGCGTCGGCGCGGCCGACGTCGATGGCTACGTGGCGCTGATGGGGCGTTTGCTTGATCCCGCCGCGACACCGGCGCCGGTCGCGACACCGCCGAAGATCGAGATGCCCGCGGAGCCCGCCCCCGTCGAACCGCCGGAGCCGGTCGCGCTGGCGCAAGCGCCCTCGAAGGGCAAGCGGGTCGCCGAAGGTGGCGAGCGGGTGCTGCGGGTCACTGCCGAACGGCTCAACAGCTTGTTGGATCTGTCGAGCAAATCCCTGGTGGAAACCCAGCGCCTCAAGCCCTGGCTGACAACGATGCAACGGCTCAAGCGCCAACAGAGCAATGGCTTGCGCGCCCTGGAAGAGTTGAACGTCCACCTCAAGGACCACGCCCTGAGCCTGCAGGCCCAGGAAGCCCTTGGCGATGCCCGCCGCCTGCTGGCCGAAACCCAGCAGTTGCTGGCGCAGAAAACCGCCGAGCTGGACGAGTTCGCCTGGCAGGCCAGCCAACGGGCGCAGGTGTTGTACGACACGGCGCTGGCCTGTCGCATGCGGCCGTTCGCGGATGTGCTGTCGGGCCAGGCGCGGATGGTGCGGGACCTGGGCCGTAGCCTGGGAAAACAGGTGCGCCTCGAAATCGAGGGCGAGAAAACCCAGGTCGACCGTGATGTGCTGGAAAAACTCGA belongs to Pseudomonas sp. B21-028 and includes:
- a CDS encoding chemotaxis protein CheW; translation: MIGSAFPNVIHDDTQAIDDCWNRIGVQGDKSCPLLAEHIHCRNCSVYSAAATRLLDRYALQQDDRELAYAPMDMDVATRSLLMFRLGEEWLALTTRSLVEVAPLQPIHSLPHQRSRALLGVVNVRGALVACLSLVELLGLEPGSTTAAGGRVMPRMLIVAAQGGPVVVPVDEVDGIHAIDERILETASQSGGKYTHGVLHYKGRSLRWLDEEQLLSAVTRSLS